A genomic region of Luteibacter aegosomatissinici contains the following coding sequences:
- the glnK gene encoding P-II family nitrogen regulator: MKLVVAIIKPFKLDDVREALADVGVQGVTVTEVKGFGRQKGHTELYRGAEYVVDFLPKIKLEVAVADDQLERVVEAIQQAARTGKIGDGKIFVSSLEQVVRIRTGELDNDAL, encoded by the coding sequence ATGAAGCTGGTGGTCGCCATCATCAAGCCGTTCAAGCTGGACGATGTCCGCGAGGCCCTCGCCGACGTAGGCGTGCAGGGCGTCACGGTGACGGAGGTGAAGGGCTTCGGCCGGCAGAAGGGGCATACCGAGCTCTACCGCGGCGCCGAGTACGTCGTGGATTTCCTGCCCAAGATCAAGCTGGAAGTGGCCGTGGCCGACGACCAGCTGGAGCGGGTGGTCGAGGCTATCCAGCAGGCCGCCCGCACGGGCAAGATCGGCGACGGCAAGATCTTCGTCAGCTCGCTGGAGCAGGTCGTTCGTATCCGTACCGGCGAACTGGACAACGACGCCCTCTAA
- the ubiK gene encoding ubiquinone biosynthesis accessory factor UbiK — translation MDVKGIDQLAERLASLVPPGLAQAREDLHANFKDILAQGLRRLDLVTREEFDVQSQVLARTRERLESLEKRVASLEAGATPSGQ, via the coding sequence ATGGATGTGAAGGGTATCGACCAACTCGCTGAGCGGTTGGCATCGTTGGTTCCGCCAGGGCTGGCGCAAGCGCGTGAGGATCTGCACGCCAACTTTAAAGATATCCTGGCTCAAGGATTGCGCCGCCTCGATCTCGTAACGCGAGAGGAATTCGACGTTCAGAGCCAGGTACTCGCACGGACCCGCGAAAGGCTCGAAAGCTTGGAAAAGCGGGTCGCCAGCCTGGAAGCCGGCGCCACGCCTAGCGGCCAGTAA
- a CDS encoding YifB family Mg chelatase-like AAA ATPase — MSLAVTLSRAQEGVAAPQVVVEVHLSGGLPSTSIVGLPEAAVREARDRVRVAIQNTAFEYPSRRITVNLAPAELPKDGGRFDLAIALGILAAGSQVPRERLDDCEFLGELALSGELRPVPGILPALIRARRCGRRIVVPRANAAEAALVGEGDILLADSLADVCAWLRGKGELASPNAPDFYDVPIGGADMGDVRGQHQARRALEIAAAGRHHLLMIGPPGTGKTMLAERLPGILPSMTESEALESCAIRSLAGEGIDPSAWRRRPFRAPHHTASGPALVGGGSSPRPGEISLAHNGVLFLDELPEFSRHVLEVLREPLESGQIVISRAARQSTFPAEFQLVAAMNPCPCGFQGDPLHECRCTPDQVSRYRAKISGPLLDRIDLCVEVPRVSIADLSAPRGPHDDDSATVRKRVVAAREKALLRAGQPNAELSVVNLERDCALPSAERDWLEGALDKLGASARAYHRILRVARTIADLEGGSGCVEQAHLAEAMHYRRF, encoded by the coding sequence ATGAGCCTCGCTGTCACGCTATCGCGCGCGCAGGAGGGTGTCGCGGCGCCCCAGGTGGTCGTCGAGGTCCACCTCTCCGGCGGGTTGCCATCCACCTCCATTGTCGGCCTGCCCGAGGCGGCCGTACGTGAGGCCCGCGATCGTGTCCGTGTCGCTATCCAGAACACCGCCTTCGAATACCCGAGTCGCCGCATCACGGTGAACCTCGCCCCGGCCGAGCTGCCGAAAGATGGCGGCCGGTTCGACCTGGCGATTGCCCTGGGTATCCTGGCCGCCGGTTCGCAGGTACCTCGCGAGCGACTGGACGACTGTGAGTTTCTGGGTGAGCTCGCCCTGTCCGGTGAGCTCCGCCCGGTGCCCGGCATTCTCCCCGCACTGATCCGCGCCCGCCGCTGCGGCCGGCGCATCGTCGTGCCGCGCGCGAATGCGGCCGAGGCCGCCCTGGTCGGCGAGGGCGACATCCTGCTGGCCGATAGCCTGGCCGACGTGTGCGCCTGGCTGCGAGGGAAAGGCGAGCTGGCCAGCCCCAACGCGCCTGACTTTTATGACGTACCCATCGGCGGTGCCGACATGGGCGATGTGCGCGGCCAGCACCAGGCGCGCCGCGCGCTGGAGATCGCCGCGGCCGGCCGTCACCACCTGTTGATGATCGGGCCACCGGGTACCGGCAAGACCATGCTCGCCGAACGCTTGCCCGGCATCCTGCCTTCCATGACGGAATCGGAGGCGCTCGAGAGTTGCGCCATCCGTTCGCTGGCGGGGGAGGGCATCGATCCCTCCGCCTGGCGCCGCCGGCCGTTCCGCGCGCCCCACCACACCGCGTCGGGACCTGCGCTTGTGGGTGGCGGCTCGTCACCGCGCCCTGGCGAGATATCGCTGGCGCATAACGGCGTGCTGTTCCTCGATGAGTTGCCGGAGTTCAGCCGGCACGTGCTCGAAGTGCTGCGCGAGCCCCTGGAATCGGGGCAGATCGTGATCTCGCGCGCCGCGCGCCAGTCCACGTTTCCCGCCGAGTTCCAACTGGTCGCCGCTATGAATCCCTGTCCCTGCGGGTTCCAGGGCGATCCATTGCACGAGTGCCGGTGCACACCGGATCAGGTGTCGCGCTACCGAGCGAAGATCTCCGGGCCACTGCTCGATCGCATCGACCTGTGCGTGGAAGTGCCGCGCGTGTCGATCGCGGACCTCTCGGCTCCGCGTGGCCCGCATGACGACGACAGCGCCACCGTCCGCAAGCGCGTCGTCGCGGCACGCGAAAAAGCCCTGCTACGGGCCGGGCAGCCGAACGCCGAACTCAGCGTCGTGAATCTGGAGCGCGATTGCGCATTGCCATCCGCCGAGCGCGATTGGCTGGAAGGTGCGCTGGACAAGCTGGGCGCCTCGGCGCGCGCGTACCACCGCATCCTGCGCGTAGCGCGGACGATCGCAGACCTTGAGGGCGGCAGCGGGTGCGTGGAGCAGGCGCACCTGGCTGAGGCGATGCATTACCGGCGGTTTTGA
- a CDS encoding alpha/beta fold hydrolase, with product MPSYLLLAFAMGVATPAAAPDFPATLPSSSTSITYHKIDVDGVGMFYREAGPKDAPTIVLLHGFPSSSRMFDTLFPLLAPKYHLIAPDYPGFGNSDAPPPSQYTYTFDHLAESTNALLEKLKIDRYVMYLQDYGGPIGYRIAVKHPERVRALILQNANAYKEGLGAKWVNIAKFWENPDAHPEVFEAFTSFEGTKQRHIAGSTHPERYSPDLWVDEYAFLSRPGQAEIQKALLYDYRTNIASYPAWQAWFREKQPPTLIVWGSHDPSFTAAGGDAFRRDLPKADIHQLNAGHFALDEKVDEIASLILRFLGRLGD from the coding sequence ATGCCCTCGTACTTGCTTCTCGCTTTCGCCATGGGTGTGGCGACGCCAGCGGCCGCACCGGACTTTCCAGCCACGCTTCCCTCGAGCTCCACATCGATCACGTACCACAAGATCGACGTAGACGGCGTCGGCATGTTCTACCGCGAAGCAGGGCCGAAGGACGCGCCCACCATCGTGCTCCTGCACGGTTTCCCGTCGTCATCGCGCATGTTCGATACGCTGTTTCCACTGCTGGCGCCGAAGTATCACCTGATCGCGCCGGACTATCCGGGGTTCGGCAACAGCGATGCGCCACCGCCATCGCAGTACACGTACACATTCGATCATCTGGCCGAGTCGACGAATGCGTTGCTCGAGAAACTGAAGATCGATCGCTACGTGATGTACCTGCAGGACTACGGTGGCCCGATCGGCTATCGCATCGCGGTGAAGCATCCGGAGCGTGTGCGTGCCCTGATACTTCAGAACGCCAACGCCTACAAGGAAGGTCTCGGCGCGAAGTGGGTGAACATCGCCAAGTTCTGGGAGAACCCGGATGCGCATCCGGAGGTATTCGAGGCGTTCACGTCGTTCGAAGGGACGAAGCAGCGGCACATCGCCGGCAGCACACACCCGGAGCGATACAGCCCCGACCTCTGGGTGGACGAATACGCCTTCCTGAGCAGGCCGGGGCAGGCCGAGATCCAGAAGGCGCTGCTCTACGACTACCGGACCAACATCGCTTCGTACCCGGCGTGGCAGGCGTGGTTCCGAGAGAAACAGCCACCCACGCTGATTGTGTGGGGCTCCCACGATCCGTCATTCACCGCTGCTGGGGGCGATGCATTCCGGCGCGATCTGCCGAAGGCAGACATCCACCAGCTCAATGCCGGGCACTTCGCGCTCGATGAGAAGGTGGATGAGATCGCGTCACTTATCCTGCGGTTCCTCGGGAGGCTTGGAGACTGA
- a CDS encoding cation:proton antiporter: MRLELGMLLTLMLGIGFLCQWLAWRVRLPAILFLLLAGILAGPVTGLLQPDKVMGDLLFPVVSLAVAIILFEGSLTLRFHELKGIGHAVRGLVTYGAVVALLMLATAAHFIGGLGWELSLLFGALTCVTGPTVIAPMLRTVRPNARIANVLRWEGIVIDPVGALFAVLVYEAIASHREGHSLQVFLGTVACGAAVGAVAAFIHGNLLRRHWIPEYLQNFGTLAAVLIAFSVSNAIAHESGLLAVTIMGIALGNMRDVHIDDIMDFKEHLTTLLVSTLFILLAARLDWPLPQGTLAAGIMIFAVAQLIIRPLSVWISSLGSGLTWRERALVAWVAPRGIVAASVSALFAIRLEGAGMAGADKLVPLVFLMIIGTVVFQGATARPLARWLRVAEPEPRGVLVYGANAVALEIARALHAVDGLRVVVADDDWHGIRTARMEGVPTFFGNPASQAADRNLDLAGIGHLMAMSTHRELNSLVSVHYREEFGREKVFRLRNLSPEESHGRVSLAGSLLAPALFAEDMTHARFDDLLREGWRIKSTRLSETFDWSRFTEQYGDNVVPLFGVEARGDLRIATGQRPLEPKPGWTVMALVPPAP, translated from the coding sequence ATGCGCTTAGAGCTGGGGATGCTGCTGACCTTGATGCTTGGCATCGGGTTCCTGTGCCAATGGCTGGCCTGGCGGGTACGGCTACCGGCCATCCTGTTCCTGCTGCTCGCCGGCATCCTGGCGGGACCGGTCACCGGGCTGCTGCAGCCCGACAAGGTGATGGGCGATCTGTTGTTCCCTGTCGTGTCGCTCGCCGTGGCGATCATCCTCTTCGAGGGGAGCCTCACCCTGCGCTTCCACGAGTTGAAGGGGATCGGGCATGCGGTACGCGGCCTGGTCACCTACGGTGCTGTCGTCGCACTGCTGATGCTGGCCACCGCAGCGCATTTCATAGGCGGCCTGGGCTGGGAGCTATCGCTTCTTTTCGGCGCGCTCACGTGCGTGACGGGGCCTACCGTGATCGCTCCGATGCTGCGCACCGTGCGCCCGAATGCACGCATTGCCAACGTGCTTCGCTGGGAAGGCATCGTCATCGATCCGGTGGGCGCGCTGTTCGCCGTGCTGGTGTACGAGGCGATCGCGTCGCACCGCGAAGGGCATTCGTTGCAAGTGTTCCTTGGTACGGTGGCGTGCGGTGCCGCCGTTGGTGCCGTGGCCGCATTCATCCACGGCAACCTGCTGCGCCGCCATTGGATCCCCGAATACCTGCAGAACTTCGGCACGCTGGCAGCGGTGCTCATCGCCTTCAGCGTGTCCAACGCGATCGCGCACGAATCGGGCCTGCTCGCCGTGACCATCATGGGCATCGCGCTCGGCAACATGCGCGACGTGCACATCGATGACATCATGGATTTCAAGGAGCACCTGACCACGCTGCTGGTGTCCACGCTGTTCATCCTGCTTGCCGCAAGGCTGGATTGGCCCCTCCCGCAAGGCACGCTCGCCGCGGGGATCATGATTTTTGCCGTAGCACAGCTCATCATCCGCCCGCTCTCGGTCTGGATATCCAGCCTTGGCAGCGGCCTGACGTGGCGTGAGCGCGCGTTGGTGGCCTGGGTCGCACCGCGCGGCATCGTCGCCGCGTCGGTGTCGGCGCTGTTCGCCATCCGTCTCGAGGGCGCAGGCATGGCGGGCGCGGACAAACTCGTACCGCTGGTATTCCTGATGATCATTGGCACCGTGGTATTCCAGGGTGCCACGGCGCGGCCCCTGGCGCGGTGGCTGCGTGTCGCCGAGCCCGAGCCGCGTGGCGTGCTGGTGTACGGTGCGAACGCGGTAGCCCTGGAGATTGCGCGCGCGCTGCACGCGGTCGACGGCTTGCGCGTCGTGGTGGCCGATGACGACTGGCATGGCATCCGCACCGCTCGAATGGAAGGCGTGCCTACATTCTTCGGTAATCCCGCATCACAGGCCGCCGACCGAAACCTCGATCTGGCCGGGATCGGCCACCTGATGGCCATGTCCACGCATCGCGAACTCAACTCGCTGGTGAGCGTGCATTACCGTGAGGAATTTGGCCGCGAGAAGGTGTTCCGCCTGCGTAACCTGTCGCCGGAAGAGAGCCACGGGCGCGTCTCGCTTGCCGGGAGCCTGCTCGCACCGGCGCTGTTCGCGGAAGACATGACCCACGCGCGGTTCGATGATCTCCTGCGAGAGGGCTGGCGAATCAAATCGACACGGTTGAGCGAAACCTTCGACTGGTCGCGCTTCACCGAGCAGTACGGCGACAACGTCGTGCCATTGTTCGGCGTGGAAGCCCGCGGCGATCTTCGTATCGCCACGGGCCAACGCCCGCTCGAGCCGAAGCCCGGCTGGACGGTCATGGCGCTGGTGCCACCCGCGCCGTGA
- the aceA gene encoding isocitrate lyase, with product MKTHTAEQITLDWKNNERWNGVERPYTADDVVRLRGTVQVEYTLARRGADRLWRSMHERPYVNALGALTGNQAMQQVKAGLQAIYLSGWQVAADANTAGTMYPDQSLYPVDSVPNVVRKINKTLLRADQIHHAEGKDGLDWLVPIVADAEAGFGGVLNAYELMMHMIEAGAAGVHFEDQLASAKKCGHMGGKVLVPTQEAVQKLVAARLAADVAGVPTLIVARTDAMGAGLVTSDVDDYDKPFLTGKRTVEGFYESEQGIEQAISRGLAYAPYADLIWCETSTPDMDEARRFAEAIHAKFPGKKLAYNCSPSFNWKKNLDEKTIASFQNDLGKLGYAFQFITLAGFHALNYSMFQLARGYRDHQMEAYVALQEAEFAAEKDGYTAAKHQREVGTGYFDKVNQVISGSLSSLSALSGSTEESQFHPASAA from the coding sequence ATGAAGACGCACACCGCTGAACAGATCACGCTCGACTGGAAGAACAACGAACGCTGGAACGGCGTCGAGCGCCCGTACACCGCCGATGACGTGGTCCGCCTGCGCGGCACCGTGCAGGTGGAATACACCCTGGCGCGCCGCGGTGCCGATCGCCTGTGGCGGTCGATGCACGAGCGCCCCTACGTGAATGCGCTCGGCGCGCTCACGGGTAACCAGGCCATGCAACAGGTGAAGGCGGGCCTCCAGGCGATCTATCTGTCGGGCTGGCAGGTGGCGGCCGATGCGAACACCGCCGGCACGATGTACCCCGACCAGTCGCTATACCCCGTGGATTCCGTGCCCAACGTGGTGCGCAAGATCAACAAAACCCTGCTTCGCGCTGACCAGATTCATCACGCGGAAGGCAAGGATGGCCTTGATTGGCTGGTGCCGATCGTGGCCGATGCCGAAGCAGGCTTCGGTGGCGTGCTGAATGCCTACGAGCTGATGATGCACATGATCGAGGCCGGCGCCGCCGGCGTGCACTTCGAGGACCAGCTGGCCAGCGCGAAGAAGTGTGGCCACATGGGTGGCAAGGTGCTGGTGCCGACCCAGGAAGCCGTACAGAAGCTCGTCGCCGCCCGCCTGGCCGCGGACGTCGCGGGCGTGCCCACGCTCATCGTGGCACGCACCGACGCCATGGGTGCCGGCCTTGTCACGTCGGATGTCGATGATTACGACAAGCCGTTCCTCACGGGCAAGCGCACGGTGGAGGGCTTCTACGAAAGCGAACAGGGCATCGAGCAGGCGATCAGCCGCGGCCTGGCCTACGCCCCGTATGCCGATCTGATCTGGTGCGAGACGTCCACGCCGGACATGGATGAGGCGCGTCGCTTCGCCGAAGCCATCCACGCGAAGTTCCCAGGCAAGAAGCTGGCCTACAACTGCTCGCCCAGCTTCAACTGGAAGAAGAATCTGGACGAGAAGACCATCGCCAGCTTCCAGAACGACCTGGGCAAGCTTGGCTACGCGTTCCAGTTCATCACCCTGGCCGGCTTCCACGCCCTGAACTACTCCATGTTCCAGCTGGCCCGCGGCTACCGCGATCACCAGATGGAAGCCTACGTGGCCCTGCAGGAGGCGGAGTTCGCCGCGGAGAAGGACGGCTACACGGCCGCCAAGCACCAGCGCGAAGTGGGCACGGGATACTTCGACAAGGTGAACCAGGTCATCTCGGGCTCGCTAAGCTCCTTGTCGGCCCTGTCGGGCTCCACCGAGGAAAGCCAGTTCCACCCGGCATCGGCGGCATAA
- the aceB gene encoding malate synthase A, with the protein MAVPKSVMNPLAGVRLQGADEAFADVLTPAALAFVADLHRRFDSRRLALLAERTARQLRYDAGDLPDFRADTRAIRENDWTVAPIPTALQDRRVEITGPVERKMIINALNSGAKVFMADFEDSSAPTWTNQIEGQRNLRDAVEGTIEFTNAEGKRYVVGTNPAVLVVRPRGWHLPERHVEIDGDVLAGSLLDFGLFAFHNAKALHARDRGPYFYLPKLQSMEEAALWDDVMAHAEDVLALPRGCMKATVLIETLPAVFQMDEILHALRTRIVGLNCGRWDYIFSYLKTFRAHADRLLPERGQVVMTVPFLRAYSEQLIKTCHRRGAFAMGGMAAQIPIRGDDQANDAAMAKVRADKLREVTAGHDGTWVAHPALVPVAAAIFDEHMPMPNQLHVTRDDVTASRDALIAPANGTVTRAGFDNNVEVCLRYTAAWLDGQGCVPIHNLMEDAATAEIARAQLWQWLHHGPVEFSDHAPITMPLFDQALSAHAHRLRASTHPGAARADEAAALIKALTHASELRDFLTLPAYEHLA; encoded by the coding sequence ATGGCCGTTCCCAAGAGCGTGATGAATCCCCTGGCTGGCGTCCGCCTGCAGGGAGCTGACGAAGCTTTCGCCGATGTGCTGACACCGGCAGCCCTGGCATTCGTCGCCGACCTGCACCGCCGCTTTGATAGCCGCCGCCTGGCCTTGCTGGCCGAGCGGACGGCCCGCCAGCTTCGCTATGACGCCGGCGATCTCCCGGACTTCCGTGCCGACACCCGCGCCATCCGCGAGAACGACTGGACGGTTGCCCCGATTCCGACGGCCCTCCAGGACCGCCGCGTGGAGATCACCGGTCCGGTCGAACGCAAGATGATCATCAACGCGTTGAACTCGGGCGCGAAAGTGTTCATGGCCGATTTCGAGGACTCCAGCGCCCCGACCTGGACAAACCAGATCGAAGGGCAGCGCAACCTCCGCGACGCCGTCGAAGGCACCATCGAGTTCACCAATGCCGAGGGCAAGCGGTACGTCGTGGGGACCAACCCTGCCGTGCTCGTGGTTCGTCCGCGCGGGTGGCACCTGCCCGAGCGCCACGTGGAGATCGACGGGGATGTGCTGGCGGGTTCGCTACTGGACTTTGGCCTGTTTGCATTCCACAACGCCAAGGCCCTGCACGCTCGCGACCGCGGCCCCTATTTCTACCTGCCCAAGCTGCAGTCGATGGAAGAGGCCGCGCTGTGGGACGACGTCATGGCCCACGCCGAGGACGTGCTCGCGTTGCCGCGCGGCTGCATGAAGGCCACGGTGCTGATCGAGACCCTACCCGCCGTCTTCCAGATGGATGAAATCCTGCATGCGTTGCGCACGCGCATCGTCGGCCTGAATTGCGGCCGCTGGGATTACATCTTCTCGTACCTGAAAACCTTTCGCGCCCACGCCGATCGCTTGCTGCCCGAGCGCGGCCAGGTCGTGATGACGGTGCCGTTCCTGAGGGCGTACTCGGAACAGTTGATCAAGACCTGCCATCGCCGCGGCGCCTTCGCGATGGGCGGCATGGCCGCACAGATCCCCATCCGCGGGGATGACCAGGCGAACGATGCGGCGATGGCGAAGGTGCGTGCCGACAAGCTGCGCGAAGTGACGGCGGGCCACGATGGAACGTGGGTGGCGCATCCCGCCCTCGTCCCCGTTGCCGCCGCTATCTTCGACGAGCACATGCCCATGCCGAACCAGTTGCATGTCACGCGCGACGATGTCACCGCCAGCCGCGACGCGCTGATCGCACCCGCCAACGGCACCGTGACCCGCGCCGGTTTCGACAACAACGTGGAAGTGTGCCTGCGCTACACGGCGGCCTGGCTCGATGGCCAGGGCTGCGTCCCCATCCACAACCTGATGGAAGACGCCGCCACTGCGGAGATCGCCCGTGCACAGCTATGGCAGTGGCTGCACCACGGCCCTGTGGAGTTCAGCGACCACGCGCCGATCACGATGCCACTGTTCGACCAGGCACTTTCCGCACACGCACACCGCCTTCGTGCATCGACCCACCCCGGCGCCGCACGCGCCGACGAAGCCGCTGCACTCATCAAAGCACTGACACATGCGAGCGAACTGCGCGACTTCCTCACCCTGCCCGCCTACGAACACCTGGCCTGA